Part of the Labrenzia sp. CE80 genome, GCATGCGTTTGAGCAGTTCCAGCTCCTGCGCCAGTCCGTGGTCCCCACGGGCCAGTTCTTCAATCTTCCGAACGGCATGCAAAACTGTGGTGTGGTCCCGGTTGCCAAAGCGACGGCCGATCTCGGGAAGAGACCGCGGAGTCATGACTTTTGCGAGGTACATGGCTATCTGCCGGGGCCGGACGATCGTTCGTGTACGGCGCGCCGACAGAAGGTCTGCCTTTGTCACATTGTAATGCTTCGACACGACGCGCTGGATGTCTTCAATCTTGACCCGGCGCGGCTCGCTTGAGCGGATAAGATCCCGAAGGGTCATTTCCGCCATTTCCTGCGTGATCGGCTGGTTGGTCAGCTGATTGTGTGCGACCAGCCGGTTCAGGGCGCCTTCAAGGTCCCGTCCGGAAGACGCCACGTGCTTGGCGACATAGTCGAGGACAGGATCTGGAACTTCGAAGTTTGGATAGCTGCGTTGGGCCTGGCTCACACGAGTGGTCAGGATATTGCGACGCAAAGAGAAATCTGGTTCCTGAATGCCGACGACAAGACCGCCCGATAGGCGTGACCGGACCCGGTCGTCTAGCGTATCGAGTTCCGACGGTGCCCGGTCGGCTGCGACAATCACCTGCCGCGCGCCATCAATAAGAGCGTTCAGCGTGTGACAGAACTCCTGCTGCACCTGCTTGCCGTGAAGAAACTGCATGTCATCGATCAGGAGGAGATCAATGGTGCGCAGGGTCTCCTTGAACGCAAGAGCCGACTGGGCTTTCAGCGCGGAAACGAAGCGATACATGAAGTGTTCTGCAGTCAGGTACAGAACCTTGCGGCCCGAGGCGCGAACCTTCGCTGCGACAGCCTGCATCAAGTGGGTCTTACCAAGGCCAACCGAGGCATGCAGATAGAGCGGGTTGAACGTTACGGCGCCGCCGGAAGCGACCTGACGAGCAGCTGCGAGTGCCAAGCCGTTGGAGTCGCCCTCAACAAACGTCTCGAACGTGTATTTGGGGTCGAGAGCTGCACCTTGAAGAACGTCACGGGTGACATCGTTTGAGGCGTCGCCACGGCCCAGTGCAGCCGTTACAGCCTGTGCCGCGGCCACCTGGTTGGTGTCGCAAAAGCCGTCCAGGCGCTGGTCGGATGCAGGCGATGCCTTCGGACGCTTGGGGCCGGCGAGGCCCGGCGCAATCGGAGCTGCAACCTGGCGCGGGCGCATGGCGCCGCGGACGGTGAGCTCGATCTTGTGCACATTATCGCACTCACCCTTCCAAAGGCCCATCAGCCGCTCATTGTAGTGAGATTGAATCCACTGCTTCAGGAACCGTGTGGGCACAGACAACCGCACCGTTCCGTCGTTATGTTCTTCAAGATCCACTCGTGCGAACCAGCTGGAGAAAACGTCATCTCCAAGCTCGGCGCGGAGCCGCTTTTTAACACGGTTCCAGTGTTCAGAGCCACTTGCCTCCTGAACCTGCATTACTTCCGCCTCCTGTTTAAGGACGATCCGCCACAGCCGTCCTGGTTGATGCTGCTCAAGCAGCTTTTTTATATCCCGATTGGGACGATTGTTAGGTTGACGGCAACGATCGCTACCGCCTTAACCTGCTCCAGGCAGGTGAGTTAATTCTGGATCCAGGGCAGTCCGGCGGCCTTCCAGCCAGACTGAGTTCCCCGATGACCGTCTTGATCAAGAGGGCCTTCAAAACCACCAGCAATGTTATAGCAATGGGCGTAGCCTGCCTGCGTCATCGCGATGGCTGCAGATTGGCTCCTTACGCCGGAGCGGCACAGAAAGTAGATCTGAGCGCTCTGGTCAAGTCCTTTCGCGGAGATTTTTTTGGCCAAATCGCCAACAAAATCCTTGACTGGCTGTGCGGGCGGAAGGCTCTGCCATTCCACGAACAGAGGCTCGCCGCCAAGTGCACGCAAATCTGGCACGCCAACGAATGTCCACTCTGCTTGAGTGCGCACATCGACCAGGACGGCGCTGTCTTGTTCTGCAATGGCGTCGTGCGCGGTTTTCGCGTCTACGTCGCCTGCATATTGGATGGAGTTTTGCACAACAGCCCCCTTTTACAATGGCGAAGCCATTGTTGCTGCGTTTCTTCTAGAGATTTTTTTGAGAGATTAGTGCCTTCGAAGAGAAGGACTAGAGCAGATTAAATACTGCTGTGTATTCATTGTAAAAATGACTGAGTGTGAAATTCTTTATTTCAATGATTTGAATTTTCATGACTTGCCCAGACCACTTTTTTGTTTCGTTTTAGTGCGGATCTTCGTCCGCCTGTTGATCTAAACATATACAGCCCGTTTCGACCCGGCAACAGCCCCTGATGAACAAATCGTAAGCAAGGTGCAAAGCTCCGTAGCGTCACTCTTTGACCTTCCTATTCGGGCTACGTGCCAAATGCTTTTCGCCGCTTGGATTTTTCCTGATCAAGGCACCTGATTGTAGGGTAAGTTGGGGGCATCAAAAAAATGAATCATGTTTACTCTTGACTCGCGTCGAATCCGGTTTGGGTAGGCGTCGTTCTGGTCACGTATCAATAAGTATCTGGAAACAATAAGAAAAAATTGCCAAGGCGCTCTATAGCGAAAACTCCCGATGGCAAAAATTTCCTTAGCCGGCGTGTGTTGACGCATTTTTGTACGGCTAAAAAAAACCCGGCCGTGAGGACCGGGTTTTTTAACGTCAAAGTGGCGTAGATTTAGGCGCTGAGGGCCTTAACGCGGGCATTCAAGCGAGAAACCTTGCGAGATGCGGTGTTGGCGTGAAGAACGCCCTTCGTCGCAGCGCGCATGATCTCGGGCTGAGCAGCTTTGAGAGCTTCACTGGCGGCTGCCTGGTCGCCGGAAGCAATTGCTTCTTCGACTTGACGCAGGTAGGTCCGCACGCGGCTCCGACGAGCTTTATTCGTGGCCGTCCGGCGGGCAATCTTACGGGCCGCCTTCTTGGCCGAGGGTGTGTTGGCCATGGGCTCAATCCTGATCCGTGGTGGAACTAAGTCCGGTTACAATCGGGAAAGCCATACGCCAAGGCGACAAGGGTACCCGATCAAAAAACGACGGCGGCGAGAGGTCCCGCCACCGGTTGCGGGCAGCTTATAATCGTGCCGCGCGGCCGCGTCAATGGTGATAGACGCGTCCATGCGAGATTCTTTCGCGGCTTTTATTTGTTGTTGAATTGAGGTTTGCGCTTTTCGGCAAAGGCGCTCATCCCCTCCTTCTGGTCTTCCGTTGCGAACATGCTGTGAAACACCCTGCGCTCGAAACGGATGCCCTCCGACAAAGTTGTCTCGTAGGCCCGGTTGACGCTTTCCTTGGTCATCATCGCAATGGGAAGCGAGAAGCCTGCGATCTTATCGGCTGCCTTGAGCGTTTCTTCCAGAAGCTCGCCGGCTGGTACAACGCGACTGACAAGGCCGCATCGCTCGGCCTCTTCCGCGTCCATCATGCGTCCGGTCAGGCACATGTCCATGGCTTTGGACTTGCCGATGAAGCGGGTTAGTCGCTGTGTTCCGCCGGCGCCAGGCATGACACCAAGCGTGATTTCGGGCTGGCCAAACTTTGCAGTGTCTGCAGCAATGATAAAGTCACACATCATTGCCAGCTCGCAGCCGCCGCCGAGCGCATAGCCGGCAACCGCTGCAATGACGGGCTTGCGCGTGCGTGAAACATGTTCCCAGGATGTAATGAAATCGTTCAGATAGGCTTCCATGTAGTCGAGTCCGCCCATCTCCTTGATGTCGGCGCCGGCGGCAAATGCCTTTTCCGAACCCGTGATCACCGTGCAGCCAATGCGCTCGTCTGCTTCGAAACCGGACAGGGCGGTGTTCAGCTCGTCAATCAGAGCCGAGTTGAGCGCATTCAGGGCGCTGGGGCGATCAAGCGTGATCAGCCCGACCTTGCCGCGTGTTTCGACGCGAATGTTTTCATATCCCATCTGGTTCACTCCCAAACCAAGTTCAAATCATCTGGTTGAAAGGCGTAGCCGACCTTTACACACGCTGGCAACCGCTGAGCTATGAAATTGGAGGTGTGCAGGTCGAGACGACCCGCGAAGAGATCACCGCTGGCAGGTAGGGCAGTAGAACGTCGACCTGTTTGATTGAACAATTCTCTCTATGAAGGATGTGCAGCCCGGTGTCCGGCAAGGCTCACCTTCTCGGTCATAGACGGCGAAGCGGTGCTGGAA contains:
- a CDS encoding rhodanese-like domain-containing protein; the protein is MQNSIQYAGDVDAKTAHDAIAEQDSAVLVDVRTQAEWTFVGVPDLRALGGEPLFVEWQSLPPAQPVKDFVGDLAKKISAKGLDQSAQIYFLCRSGVRSQSAAIAMTQAGYAHCYNIAGGFEGPLDQDGHRGTQSGWKAAGLPWIQN
- the rpsT gene encoding 30S ribosomal protein S20, whose protein sequence is MANTPSAKKAARKIARRTATNKARRSRVRTYLRQVEEAIASGDQAAASEALKAAQPEIMRAATKGVLHANTASRKVSRLNARVKALSA
- the dnaA gene encoding chromosomal replication initiator protein DnaA; its protein translation is MQVQEASGSEHWNRVKKRLRAELGDDVFSSWFARVDLEEHNDGTVRLSVPTRFLKQWIQSHYNERLMGLWKGECDNVHKIELTVRGAMRPRQVAAPIAPGLAGPKRPKASPASDQRLDGFCDTNQVAAAQAVTAALGRGDASNDVTRDVLQGAALDPKYTFETFVEGDSNGLALAAARQVASGGAVTFNPLYLHASVGLGKTHLMQAVAAKVRASGRKVLYLTAEHFMYRFVSALKAQSALAFKETLRTIDLLLIDDMQFLHGKQVQQEFCHTLNALIDGARQVIVAADRAPSELDTLDDRVRSRLSGGLVVGIQEPDFSLRRNILTTRVSQAQRSYPNFEVPDPVLDYVAKHVASSGRDLEGALNRLVAHNQLTNQPITQEMAEMTLRDLIRSSEPRRVKIEDIQRVVSKHYNVTKADLLSARRTRTIVRPRQIAMYLAKVMTPRSLPEIGRRFGNRDHTTVLHAVRKIEELARGDHGLAQELELLKRMLDA
- a CDS encoding enoyl-CoA hydratase → MGYENIRVETRGKVGLITLDRPSALNALNSALIDELNTALSGFEADERIGCTVITGSEKAFAAGADIKEMGGLDYMEAYLNDFITSWEHVSRTRKPVIAAVAGYALGGGCELAMMCDFIIAADTAKFGQPEITLGVMPGAGGTQRLTRFIGKSKAMDMCLTGRMMDAEEAERCGLVSRVVPAGELLEETLKAADKIAGFSLPIAMMTKESVNRAYETTLSEGIRFERRVFHSMFATEDQKEGMSAFAEKRKPQFNNK